One genomic window of Piliocolobus tephrosceles isolate RC106 chromosome 19, ASM277652v3, whole genome shotgun sequence includes the following:
- the OLIG1 gene encoding oligodendrocyte transcription factor 1, whose protein sequence is MYYAVSQARVNAAPGTMLRPQRPGDVQLGASLYELVGYRQPPSSSSSSTTSSTSSSSTTAPLLPKAAREKPEAPAEPPGPGPGAGAHAGSSARPDAKEEQQQQLRRKINSRERKRMQDLNLAMDALREVILPYSAAHCQGAPGRKLSKIATLLLARNYILLLGSSLQELRRALGEGAGPAAPRLLLAGLPLLAAAPGSVLLAPGAVGPPDALRPAKYLSLALDEPPCGQFSLPGGGTGGPGLCTCAVCKFPHLVPASLGLAAVQAQFSK, encoded by the coding sequence ATGTACTATGCGGTTTCCCAGGCGCGCGTGAACGCGGCCCCCGGGACCATGCTGCGGCCACAGCGGCCCGGAGACGTGCAGCTCGGGGCCTCCCTCTACGAGCTGGTGGGCTATAGGCAGccgccctcctcctcctcctcctccaccacctcctccacttcctcctcctccacgaCGGCCCCCCTCCTCCCCAAGGCTGCGCGGGAGAAGCCGGAGGCGCCGGCCGAGCCTCCAGGCCCCGGGCCCGGGGCCGGCGCGCACGCGGGCAGCAGCGCCCGGCCGGACGCCaaggaggagcagcagcagcagctgcggCGCAAGATCAACAGCCGCGAGCGGAAGCGCATGCAGGACCTGAACCTGGCCATGGACGCGCTGCGCGAGGTCATCCTGCCCTACTCAGCGGCGCACTGCCAGGGCGCTCCCGGCCGCAAGCTCTCCAAGATCGCCACGCTGCTGCTCGCCCGCAACTACATCCTACTGCTGGGCAGCTCGCTGCAGGAGCTGCGCCGCGCGCTGGGCGAGGGCGCCGGGCCCGCCGCGCCGCGCCTGCTGCTGGCCGGGCTGCCCCTGCTCGCCGCCGCGCCCGGCTCCGTGTTGCTGGCGCCCGGCGCCGTGGGACCCCCCGACGCGCTGCGCCCCGCCAAGTACCTGTCTCTGGCGCTGGACGAGCCGCCATGCGGCCAGTTCTCGCTCCCCGGCGGCGGCACAGGCGGCCCCGGCCTCTGCACCTGCGCCGTGTGCAAGTTCCCGCACCTGGTTCCGGCCAGCCTGGGCCTGGCCGCGGTGCAGGCGCAGTTCTCCAAGTGA